The genomic DNA ACAATCGGCCATTGTTTTCAAACTGGCTTCTGCCACTTCTCGGCTAACGAGACGGCAGAATGATGTCTCATTTTGGAAATGTTTCATCTTACCTTGGAATCGGGCCAAGCAAAAAATGAGGAAGCACAGGCTGCAGTCGAAGCCAGCTGACGAGTGTTAACAGCATCCAGCGGGCAGCAGAGAGGGAACTCtccacaaacaaaacatggtGGAAATGTTCACCTCCTCTGCACATCAGAACAATTGGATTCAGGTTGAAATTGGGCAAAGTGGCCACTTGACAATAATACACCCTGTGTGTTTCATGAAGGGCGGCTGCTGCTTTCCCAAACAACACTCTAGCGGGTGCAAAGGTGACGGattaaaggaaaacatgaataaataagtgGAGAAATGGGTGCAGATGCTTCCATGCAGGACATAATGCATCACTGAAAGTATGAAAATCTTCTCTCCACAACCATATGAAACACCACGGCTGAAACTAACGCTTACTTTCATTACCAATAGTTAGCGGGGATTCgcgtaatgtgggacacttggtaatgtgggacacttaaggtttgGCTGGGTCATATAGCGTCCcagttgtttttatcatttttctgTGAAGCGTGACAAGCTAAAACTGTTGGGAAGCACAAGATTAGTCTTGataatgtcaaaaaaataaatgaatgcaacAAATTCTCACATTGGAGAAGCTGAAACCAAAATATTTTGGATCAAGGATATCTTTATTATAAATGCcatattatttttctgtcaagcAACTAATAGTTTCAGCTCTACAAAACACAATGGAAGCCAGGGAGCATTGAAACTTCCCTCATGGTCGACACTTTAGGTTGCCTTTCCTTTAGTTTACTGCATTAAGACTGCTGGAGGACTTGAGACTTTGGACACTGAGTCACACTATATTAGTTTCACAGGCAGGGGAcccatctctctctttcctctctgtgGGGCCTCCTCTAAAATCCTGTGTAACTAGCGAGCCTTAAGTAATTGCGCCATATTACCGTTATTGGTGGAAATGTGACCCTTAACCAAAGCAGGTATTGCAATATATTCCCACTGTGCTGTGGGCTTAAACACAGATGTCTGTCACTATAAATATCACAAGCTCTGTCATTTAGATAAAAGACCCTCTGTCTGAGTGACGCCAAATCTGGTGATGAATGGGTTGGGGAATAAAAGGAAATTGCATTAATATTAAAAGTAGTGAGAAGAAacaggacacagagacagtCAGACAAAGGAGACACAGATTGGCAGATAAATTgaacaaaaagaggaaaaataagtGAGCAATCAAATTTTGAAAACTATGCTAATGAGGGGTAAGCTCTTACCAGCAACATAACAAGGTCAGGCTGACTcttattacttttgtttttctgtgtttttatcaaGGCTACTATAGCAATGGAGTGAACGCCATCATAGTGTTTGCTGCCTGTTTCCTGCCAGACAGCGACAGAGAGGACTACCACGAGATAATGGAAAACCTCTTCCTGTGAGTTTTACACtgcaatgacacacacacacacacactgctaacATACGACAACATGCTGATGTCTACcaggtatatattttttttaccatgttcAGCCTCTCCGTTGTGTGGTAGCATGTTAACATATCAGGGGAATGTCACTAGATTTACAGGTATAGAGAGGAAATGAATGACGTATTTTTGTAGTCCAACCCGGAAGTTAGCATCACCTTgtggtctattgagaattcgccTATGGGACTGTTACGTTGGATTGTGGATGATTGAATCCAAATGGATCTTCAGGCCATCTgtagtggctccctgtggctgtgacaaaaaaaataaaataatgataattatattttcattttcatttatcattggtgtaggcccaaagcaatttgtattctttagTCATAAAAATGTGAGGCTTATATACGGCAATAaagcttcttttttaaaaacaaattagtcaacataaatgtatatcatagCTTATGGAAATCTTAATGAGGCCTTAacctatatttttttccaactttaagTCTATTTTCTCTAGCTAGactagctttcgattccaaactccaaaatcatattaataaatgatcatttttgaccaatttgtcatgttggtagactaatttagacttactaggctattttattttcattcaaaataaggtttgtggctcaaTTCCGAGAATTGAtctcttattttggccaacaattgctctttgttagtaaaggttgccgacccctgcactagtttctgatgcttacgtgttttgttcagcaggataatcttcacaaatgaacttTGTTAAATGTTTGAAGCGTAaatgcagctgacagaagtaaaaagctaacgttatgctatctCAAACTACtccacagtcacatgacttcaACATCGCTTCAGATGGTGTtcaacaagctaaccagcggttttgacaagctagcaaaaccGTAGCCTAATGAATAGTTTTGCaggagcactgaaaaacactactagaggctgtaaggccactagtgagagagttcctgtccgtgTCTGGTGTGATGATGtctaatgtccccgacaaccactgtcgtctcatttagccacttaaGGACAGATAAAAACTATTTACTAATgcattttatgtcgtacaacaaaacaagaacatcttttcagcttgtgttaaccatagacatctaaccaccaacccatttaaaatccttattgagtttgagaggagagaccccagggcgctaaaaCTCACACccataaaagtatattaggtagttcaaattagccctacctggacaacagtaatGCATATGTATATGCAGTATATGCAGTAAATGCTGCATATAAAAATGCATCCAAAattataatctaataatatatttggaatatatatatataacaatctgagtggggccattctgcataatgagtacctTTACTTTCAATACTGATACTgttgtaagttttgaatgcaggacttttacttgtagtaatTCTGCAGTGAGTTATTAATTATGTTActcaagtaagggatctgaatacttcttccaccactgcgtctcacagagctgctagcattgCTGAAGACTGTTTTCATGACACATCTCAGGTTGTATTTCATTTAAAGACCCAATGCAATGAGACCTCGCTCACAAGAAGCTTTTTTCATGCTCTATAAATAGTTTTTAGCATGACGAGGATGCTACTTTAGTCTTTAATCTGTCATCTGTGCAAGGAAAACTCTCCAAATAAAGTGCCAGAAATAAACTAATAGCCTAGCTTGTTTGTGGAGACCTCCCATGTTGATATCTTCACTGTGGTGCTGGCACAGTTACACTTCATGCTTGGACAGTGTGATTGGGATCCCACAGGCTGTTCTGTGAAAGATATTGAGTAAGCTGGCATATCTGAGAGTTTTGGATAGAAATGAAAGGAGGTAAACCACAGTGTCTGCACTTTCTGATGCCAGATGGCTTGAGGTCTGAATCCTTGCGAGGAGGAGTTAACTATAGCTGGGAGGTGGACGGTATGCAGCTTGATGTCAGTGGGAGATGATCACAATAGTCACGAAACAGAGTGGATCAGCAGTGTTGATTTGAAAGCTGGAGAATGACATTGGAtcagaaggagagggagagtcAGAGTGAGTCCAAAGTCATTGAAGTTGAAGGAGTTATTGAGGAAACTGTGTTAGCCGAGAATATTGTCAACTATTTTCAAAGGAGGTGACAAAGTTCCCCGCTGACTGAGACGAAGGAGAGAAGGTGGGGGGGATTGAGGAGAGAAATGAGAAAGAGATAAGTTTCTTTTGGTTTGAATCACAGTATTGGATTTTATAAAGGTAGCAGTCTGATTGAGCTGCTGCGATGGATGCaggagaagggaaaaaaaagaaattcaaagCAAAACAGCTCATCCATGAAGCAGCGGTTGTACCAGTTTCTCAGAGCTGACATCAGAGGGGAGAAATATCTTAAAATGATGCCAGTTTTTCAAACTGAGGAAGACAGTATGTCTGCTATTTCTTTATATTGTTGGCATTCAGAGTCACAAAACATAGTTCAGCGTTTCTTGCTCTTGCATTTCATCATTTTGACATAAAGACAAATACATGACTAAtacagtgaaagaaaagggagaGTTTTTGAAAGAGCTACTTTATTCTCAAAGATACATTGATGAATGGAGCTTTTGATCTGtgctttttgtaaattttgtccATCTTTTTGCGGAAATGGATTAAACATAACGGTATTATTGGAAATTGTGGGGGCAGTGTAGCGAATACTTCATGTGAAACATGACTACAGGACACGAggaaggatttttaaaaaatcgcTTTTTGAGGAAATACTGATAAAATATATCTGTCCACATGTTGCGATGTATTTaatagagcccgacagatatggGATTTTCAAGACCGATGCCAATACTGATTTTAAAGGGGGAAAATTAATCGATAATCAATATGGtggctgataaaaaaaaatagaccacttttatgtggattgtgcactgatttttcaccgCTCTCTGGTTACATTTGCACAAACATAAAACGTTATTAAATACTATTTAACATAATCATACATTATACAAAACAAtgcattacattgtcagccaattctataaatgataactgagaaaatacagaacaaataggaatacaataaatagccaaataaacatcattactattgaatttcagtcaattgctgactattaaaaGTATGAAACGCGAAGACcagccaagcaacattttctgcattatgaaatacagaaacattttcataaCCGCACATAATGAACAGCATATACATGGATACCAACAGGCCAATTGATTTATCTGTTGGGCTCTAGTATTTAATATTCTAGCAGACTGCTTTTTTACTGAAGTATTTGCGATTGGTAGTGTCACTGCACCATTTTTccccaagaaaaaaaagaaaaaagttttgaccACAGCTTACGGTCTTCAAGCTTTTAAGTATTTAACGGTTTTCACGTTTGTCTTCAGCTACGTGATCAGCACACTGGAGCTGATGGTGGCGGAGGACTACATGATTGTGTACCTGAACGGAGCCACACCCCACAGAAGAATGCCTGGCCTCGGCTGGCTGAAGAAATGCTATCAGATGATTGATAGAAGGTCACTTAcacttttttatgtgaaaatatGATCTAATGAGTGATAACAATAGCATGACCTGTCATGATGATTCGTAACTCCCATTATTAAGAAAGTGAAGTTGCAACGCGGACATAAAAACAGCTAACACCTGATGCATTGTGTTGTCTTCAGGCTCAGGAAGAATTTGAAATCCTTCATTATTCTCCATCCATCGTGGTTTATCAGGACCGTTCTAGCTATCACCAAGCCCTTCATCAGGTAAAAACTATCCCTTCTTATTTCTAGGGAGTGTTTGCCATCCACCAGTGACATAGCTCGTCAACTTCTCACTGGATTGCTCTGAAAATTTGTACAAACAATAATAGTTCCCAGAAGGTGAATTGTAACAACTTTGGCGATCCCATGGGTTTTTCCTCTTCATCACTATGACATTTGTCTGAGCATCTATTATATGAATTCCCACGAAATTCAGTATAGACAAGTATGTTCCTCTCAGGATGAATAATTTTAGTGATTGTGACTTTCCTTCTAgtgccatcatcaggtcaaaggTTTTATATgtccaataatatatataagggAGCAGAAACACTTGCACCTGCataattaataaaatcccttcagttgtactttgtgtttagtgctaatGAACAAAAGTTAGAATGCTCTCATGCTTTTGAACACTATACATGTTATACCTGTATGTTAGCACTGTCATTGTGACCATATTAGCATGCTGACGTTAGCATTTAGcagaggtgtggactcgagtcacatgacttggactgAAGTCAGAAATTTGATGAATTCATCCTGGACAAAATCAAAAAAGACTTGCAACTCACTTTGGACATTAACACCAATGACTCGTGgcttcacttggacttgagctttttaacctcaaaatacTTGATACTTTCCCCAGAGCACAAAGTAGGTCTCCAATAAATTAGTATCCAAAATCAATTAACGCAAACACTATTCAATCCAAGCATGCTTCAGATGCACTTATCCAATCAAGTTGCAGGAGAGAACCATAAAGAACTAAAGTTAAGTTACTGggcagcagtttaaaaaaaaagataactttgTTGACGTACAAAAACTACATGGTGGTCTAATTCTAACCCTAATTTATGAATAACTTTAGTCACACTTGTTTCaacaaaaaggatttttttttgtaaattgaatatattattattatgttaaagTTTAATTACATTTAGTGAATATCAAATCAAGACCAGTTTAGGACTCTAGTCTTACAAAAGCAATGGCTCTGCCCCACCTCTGGACTTTAGTTTGAAGCCTCACAGAGCAGGGAGGAAGGCTGTAGAAGTGTAATGTTGTTCCTTCAGAGTTAAACTACTTTAACAGTTtcacttttaaaagaaaaatggatgATAATAGTGTTCCTCTGATGCCAAGTCGGTTACTCTCACTCTGTGTATATGTTGCTCTTGTCACAGCACCAAGTTCAGCAGTAAGATTAAGTACGTGAACAGTTTGGATGAACTGCAGGAACTCATCCCCATGGAAAGCATCCAGATCCCAGAGTGCATCATTAGGTGAGTCCCCTAAACGCTGcacctccgcctcctcctccaagTGCTGAGTTGTCTTATTAAATGACTTTATATTCATCTTGTCATTTGAACTCTCACCTCCAGACTTGACAAGGAACTGAAGGAAGCAGCAGAGAACTCAAAGTAAGCATCGTCTCTCCTGCCTCTCATTACTTCCCTCTGTGGAGGCACTGGCCCCTGCCTCAGTTTCATCCTTGGCTGGAGCGCTCATTTATCAGATGGCTCACTTTTAGATCACAGGGACTCTTCTGCTGGATGAGGACCAATTGGATTTGGCTATCGTTGCAATTACAGGAAGGGcacagggaaaaaaagttgctaaagATGCTAAATGCATCTCTTTTATCTCATTTATCATTACAGCAAAATAAATGAGCCAGTCCTTATTGCAGAGTGATCTATTACgctgaaaataaatgttggaaCGACACTGTAGAATCAGGCTGATTAATTGTTCATCGAATCATAATTTGCAtgtcttcaattttttttgaaatACTATTGCATTACATCACTTCACAACAATAAATTGTGCTCTAACAACCActctatttttttccctttcattcAAGAATGAATAGTTTTCTGCTGGGAGtggagccagcagcagcaggcagaaCAGAGTAAGTCCTCTAAGACATTTAAGTTCACACATGGAAGAGAAATGGCCTGTTGTCAGCAGTCTGTCACCCATACATAAACATACCCGTCTTTTAAtgtctctgtttttctgtcttcccAGCAGACCAGACGCAGCCGGTGCCAGCAGCTCTTAAACCCAAACATCCTAAACGGATGGCTCGTCTCAATGTTCTCAAGTCACTGTCGTATTGTACGGGTGAAGCTGGAAAACAAAGTCAAGGCTTGTAAagctaagtgtgtgtgtgtgtgtgtatgtgtgcgtgtgtgtgtgtgtgtcagtgtcagtgtttgtCAATTAGACACCGAAGTTAAGagagacagttcaccccaaaaatgAAAGATACATATtgttcctcttacctgtagtgctatttatcagtctagcCTGTTTTGGtgagagtgttggagatatcagccgtAGAGATGTCttctgccttctcttgaattATTGGCTATAGATGGCACTTTGCTCACAACATGTTCAGTGGATTATGACAAGCagttaattttctttctaccaCCCATTCCAACCGTATCGCTGCACGAAAAGAAGCGAGCATCTCCTTATGTACTTTGCCAAGTAACCTTAAAGCTCAGCTGAAGAGGACACCATTCTTGTTTACATCGAGTCTTTTGCCCATGAACTTGCCTCTGTGTGGTGATGCGGTCGGTCGATGAAGTAGGTAGAAAGTAGAGCCCAACAGATATAcaagttgacagatattatcggcccATACCAGCATCGGTGGTGCTGTCCtatatgtgctgttatgaaaaactttttttttacgcAATAGATCAGAAATGGTGCTTGGCTTGATATAGAATTGGtgttaactattttttaaatagtcagtaATTGACTCAAACAGAacagtaattatttttatttagctatttattttatttccatttattagactacttttttccccttatttgaaaagggggaaaaaagcgaATAAAagctctttatttttattttctcagtcatcattttcagaattggctgacaatttAATGCATTGGTTAATGTACGACAATCTTTAATATTATTAAGTaaggttttatgtttgagagAGTAGCTCTATTTAcatttcattccagctcaaaaaattacaataatggCCACCAtacaggcggcaatctccgtgtctgagcatggaggccaaccaggaagtgccttaagcctgcaatccaccgaaaattccagcagggggtgccaagttttgctgcaaaaaaaatctgccctctcatttcagtgcaaaatttgaaaacttctcacttgatttattacctcagacaaTTTTTTCAGgataacactatggtctcaatcgctagtaaaaaatcatcttcaagaaaatttgatgtcaatagttctaataatggccccatttagaagaaaatagaagataaagaatcgtatgatttgattgacaggtcactgaaaaggagagccgtcatcaggagagaagcagagcaatgcgtatccacggcaacatgttaataaagttatatataacattatatagatagaaaagaggacgtttaccgatttggtctcataactttgaccctttcacactgtattttcacttaatgacagtttatttaaacgttttattcagtaaaaatgtctttttcagcgtttggttggactaacagacactccaaggagttgctgctcagttttctttggtaagtaacatacattttgtttttgttttttgctagccaaaactaacatcccacttaatgctccaattaatgctaacatgaattagcagcggctttgctcagtcaggttgaggtctagagaggcgtgtagtcagtgtcgtcagatccctctcgcgcctccacagtccaattatggtctgctctgcgtatcggaaacaagatggcgacgcaagatggcgacgagtgtaacgctgaacttgaggCTTCCAAccggcagtccacaaaccaatgggtgacgtcacggtgactacgtccattatttatatacagtctgccATATCAATAAAATTCCCCcgctaaaatcagtatcagcatccgtctcaaaaatcccatatcggttgGGCTCTAATAGAAAAATAGTTCtgacatgaaactgctcacattAAGGTCTGTGGATTGTCTTGACTAACCGcttcatgatttctggaaagcgTACTTTTGGCGATTTGCAAAGTGACATCTAGTTCCTTTATATTCTAGAGAAGGCCAACATCTCCAACACTGAGCaattcacaccaaaacaatctagattgattaaaaataactaCTTGTAAGAAGGAAAAAtgcatttgattttggggtgaactgtctgatttaatatgaaaacacAACTTGCAATAGTTCCTGTTAAAACTCAAGAGTTAATCTCATTCTTTATGGCTGCTGTAGCATCTACTGTACCCTTGCACCTGTACTCCAGAGAACTATACAGTCATGTGTGATTCTGGCAGCACCTACAGAGTAGCATCATCGTTCACGGTAGGGCAGGAAATGCAATTACACACGAGACAGTGCACTGCGCAAATCCATTTGTAGAGTCTGTAGTGTTGTAGCTGTGTGCATGAGAAGCAGTGAAGCAATAATATCACCCTTTACTGGTCCCACACTCTCAGTATTTCAGATAAAAAGGCAACTTGTGTGTCAGCAATGtacaataaaagcacatggTGTGGCCAAAAAACCCCTTGTGCCATAGATGATGACCAACTACTGCATTTAAGCAATCCACTCCTTTGTCTTAATACTTA from Centropristis striata isolate RG_2023a ecotype Rhode Island chromosome 19, C.striata_1.0, whole genome shotgun sequence includes the following:
- the prune2 gene encoding protein prune homolog 2 isoform X2 codes for the protein MDLASESKMNSEGGEGRPVPPTSLPLQGGATQRKKLSAPRISLSLDQSEDDLGETPDDLDINVDDLDTPDEGDYLDYTDHEMDWEDPNPANRSGSSEPYNSIPTYSAEEERQDGKLWRAVIIGEQEHRINMKIIEPYMRVISHGGYYSNGVNAIIVFAACFLPDSDREDYHEIMENLFLYVISTLELMVAEDYMIVYLNGATPHRRMPGLGWLKKCYQMIDRRLRKNLKSFIILHPSWFIRTVLAITKPFISTKFSSKIKYVNSLDELQELIPMESIQIPECIIRLDKELKEAAENSKMNSFLLGVEPAAAGRTEPDAAGASSS
- the prune2 gene encoding protein prune homolog 2 isoform X1, giving the protein MDLASESKMNSEGGEGRPVPPTSLPLQGGATQRKKLSAPRISLSLDQSEDDLGETPDDLDINVDDLDTPDEGDYLDYTDHEMDWEDPNPANRSGSSEPYNSIPTYSAEEERQDGKLWRAVIIGEQEHRINMKIIEPYMRVISHGGYYSNGVNAIIVFAACFLPDSDREDYHEIMENLFLYVISTLELMVAEDYMIVYLNGATPHRRMPGLGWLKKCYQMIDRRLRKNLKSFIILHPSWFIRTVLAITKPFISTKFSSKIKYVNSLDELQELIPMESIQIPECIIRLDKELKEAAENSKMNSFLLGVEPAAAGRTDRPDAAGASSS